In Colwellia sp. M166, a genomic segment contains:
- a CDS encoding Dyp-type peroxidase — MAREQFGVCAEPSLHGYYLLFNAFDDKNLFLRKALSRLPALFDKYADRFSEANLAGVIAIGTNFWDELYPEARPKYLRQFPEMAVEDCTAPANNYDLYIEIRGDRADVNHIVATKVCQLLADSVELVEQVRSFRFLDGRDLTGFVDGTENPQGHHRRRVALINEQEDPEFSAGSYLHIQRYRHNLNLWNSLEVKDQEDIFSRTKVNNEEYSEENKAPTSHIKRVNLKDSEGNSLEILRQSMPYGDMKLQGLFFVSYCHSPEPFELMLKSMITGDAHGHSDHMLKYTQAETGAAFFVPSLNVLAKLGE; from the coding sequence ATGGCCAGAGAACAGTTTGGTGTATGTGCGGAGCCTAGTCTTCACGGATATTATTTATTATTTAATGCCTTCGACGATAAAAATTTATTTTTACGTAAAGCATTATCCCGTTTGCCCGCTTTATTTGATAAATACGCTGATCGTTTTTCTGAAGCTAATTTAGCCGGGGTTATTGCTATAGGTACTAATTTTTGGGATGAGCTATACCCCGAAGCTCGCCCTAAATACTTAAGACAGTTTCCAGAAATGGCTGTCGAGGATTGTACTGCTCCGGCCAATAATTATGATCTGTATATCGAAATTCGTGGTGATAGAGCGGATGTTAATCACATTGTAGCAACAAAAGTTTGTCAGTTATTAGCTGATAGTGTTGAATTGGTTGAGCAAGTAAGATCATTTCGGTTTTTAGATGGCCGTGATCTCACTGGATTTGTTGACGGTACTGAAAATCCACAAGGCCATCATCGCCGTCGAGTTGCCTTGATTAATGAACAAGAAGATCCTGAATTTTCTGCCGGTAGTTATTTACATATTCAACGCTATCGACATAATTTAAATTTATGGAATTCTTTAGAAGTCAAAGACCAAGAAGATATTTTCTCACGTACTAAAGTTAATAATGAAGAGTATTCTGAAGAGAATAAAGCCCCCACTTCACATATTAAACGCGTTAACTTAAAAGATAGTGAAGGTAATAGCCTTGAAATATTACGCCAGAGTATGCCTTATGGTGATATGAAGCTACAGGGGCTGTTCTTTGTCTCTTATTGTCACTCACCTGAACCTTTTGAACTGATGCTTAAAAGTATGATCACCGGCGATGCCCACGGACACAGTGACCATATGCTTAAATATACGCAAGCAGAAACCGGTGCCGCATTTTTTGTCCCGAGCTTAAATGTTTTAGCGAAGCTTGGTGAGTAG